The Synechococcus sp. BL107 nucleotide sequence CTCCAAGGCCCCCTCCGTCCCCCAACGGAATCCTGTCCAAACCTCCGCCGCTGGATCCTTCGGTTGGACAAACAAAACGAAGCGCTCACCCTCCGGTCGGTGGGGCAGCAAGAGAGCAACCGCATCGGGCTCGTCGAAGCCCGTGAGATAGAAAAAATCACTGTCTTGGCGAAACGGCCACTCACAATCGGCGTGATGGGTCGTCAGAGCTGCGGCTGGAATCACCGCCGCTGCAGCCCCTAGTTGCTCCATGAAGCGCTCACGCCTGAGCGCATGGATACCAGGATCAAACGCGGTCAAACCGGCGGGAGCGAGTGTTGTTCAGGATGGCAGTTCACGAAGCCTGATTGAGCGCGACGGATACGATGGACCGAGTGTTGGTCAGCAATGAGCTCCGATCTTCTCGTGCTGATCGTGCTTGTGTTGATAGTGCTGCTCGGTTCTGCCCTGTGCTCTGGTGTAGAAGCGGCACTGTTAACGGTGAATCCGATTCGAGTCCAGGAGCTCGCCGCCCGCGAGCGTCCTGTGGCTGGAGCGCGGCGGTTGGCCAAGTTGCGGAAACATCTCGGCAGAACGCTGTCTGCACTGGTGATTACCAACAATGGCTTCAATATTTTTGGCAGCTTGATGCTCGGTGGTTATGCCGCCTGGGTTTTTGAGCAGCGCGGTGTGAACAGTGCGGCACTGCCGCTGTTTTCGATTGGCCTCACGATTCTCGTCATTCTGCTTGGGGAGATTCTTCCCAAGGCTTTGGGTAGCCGCTTGGCCCTCCCTGTGGCCCTCGCTAGTGCGCCATTACTGCATTGGCTGGGAATTTTGTTACGCCCGCTTGTGGTGCTCCTGGAGCGGATCTTGCCGGCTCTCACAGCGGAAGCCGAAATCAGCACCAACGAAGACGAAATCAGGCTCCTTGCTCGCCTTGGCTCCCAAAAGGGAGAAATCGAAGCGGATGAGGCCGCGATGATCGGCAAGGTGTTTCAACTCAACGACCTCACCGCAAGAGATTTGATGACGCCCCGGGTGGCTGCTCCAACACTGGATGGCAGCTTGAGCATTGAGTCACAACGGACTCGACTGATGGAAAACAATTCCCCATGGTGGGTGGTCTTAGGCGACCAAGTGGACAAGGTTTTAGGCGTTGCAAGCCGAGAACATCTCCTCACCGCTTTACTGGAAAACCGCGGCCTACTAACACCGGTCGACCTTTGCGAGCAGGTGGATTACGTACCTGAAATGATCCGAGCCGATCGACTACTCACAGGCTTCAGAAAAGACAGCGGCGGAGTACGGGTCGTTGTCGATGAGTTCGGCGGATTTGTTGGAGTGATTGGAGCCGAAGCCGTGTTGGCGGTATTAGCAGGATGGTGGCGCAAACCCGCCTAAGCGATGGTCTCAGACCTCAACAAGCCAACTCAATCCACATCAACAATCATATTCGACTTCAGACAGACGTTGTCGACGATGAACGTCGTTGTCTTTCATCTGTGATTCGTCATAGTTGAGGCCCTTGATCGGGCAAGCAACAGCACGAAAGGGTTGGTGCTTGCCTTCTTGGACAATGGTCCCAATACTTTTGGAACCGAGTAAATCAAGAATCACTGATTAAAAAAAAATTTACGCGTGAACCAAAGCTTTGCCTTGGACTTCTAGGTCTGCATTGACCCACATCACCCCTTTCGCAGTGATGAGCGACAACATCACGCGGTCATCACGAAGTAAGCGATAGGTGGACAACTCCTGCCCGATCAAATCTTTGGCGTGGTTAGTCGCACTGTGAAGATCTGAGTGATTGGAATCATGCTCCCAACCATTTGAAGTGAGTTTTTCTAGTCGGACGGTCATGGTGTTTTTTAAATTGTCCGTACACGCCAGGATTGGCACAAAAAACAACGGCTGCAAGAAAAAAATGGAAACAAATACCGAAATAACGGAATCGCTTTGGGATCGCAGATCAACAACCCGAGAAAATTGAGCCCGAAGCCGAGTGAACACTCGTATCGGTTGCAACATGCTCTGCCATCCAAAGGCTTGAGAACAGGTCAGCTAGATGAATGGTGATCCTTCTGCTCATCGACAATTACATCAACATCAACAACCGCCGAGTCGGCACTGATGTCGTGTTGAACGACCGTTGCGTCAGCAAAAATCTTTTTAATTTGACGGATCGTAAAAAGAAGTATGAGCGAGAGAAGAAGAATGCGAATCACGGATTCTCCCCTGGCTGACTGGCCTAATCAAGTTTCAGCGTAGCTGGACCAAGACGCCGAACAACAGGCTCTCAACAAGCAGCCTCTACTGGAGAACGCACCTTGAACAACCCTGAGACATGTCGTCAGAGCAACATCCAGACATGAATGACCTCACGTTGGTCGCTTGCGTGGCCTTTTAACCTGGTGGGATGGATCAGGGTCGATTCCAGATCACAGCAAGCCAGGCTGTTTCGGCTCACTCTGCAGGCCTGTCCGAAGGCTTTGTCAACGCAAGACCAGCGGTGACAGGGTCGCCACCTTCATCCATGCATCCTTCCGCGGTGCCACCGTCCACCGTGGTGCGCTGCCGGGAACTGCTCGATCAATGGCGCCAGAGCCTCCGCCTATCCCGGCGGGAACAGGGACTCCTGGGGGGAGAACTCGTCCAGCTCGATCGACAATTGCAACGTCTGCAGCAACGCACCCTGCGAATCGCGGTGTTTGGCCGGGTTGGCGTTGGCAAGTCGAGTCTGATCAACGCTCTCATTGGCGAGCCCCTACTGGCCACTGATGTGGCCCA carries:
- a CDS encoding CNNM domain-containing protein gives rise to the protein MSSDLLVLIVLVLIVLLGSALCSGVEAALLTVNPIRVQELAARERPVAGARRLAKLRKHLGRTLSALVITNNGFNIFGSLMLGGYAAWVFEQRGVNSAALPLFSIGLTILVILLGEILPKALGSRLALPVALASAPLLHWLGILLRPLVVLLERILPALTAEAEISTNEDEIRLLARLGSQKGEIEADEAAMIGKVFQLNDLTARDLMTPRVAAPTLDGSLSIESQRTRLMENNSPWWVVLGDQVDKVLGVASREHLLTALLENRGLLTPVDLCEQVDYVPEMIRADRLLTGFRKDSGGVRVVVDEFGGFVGVIGAEAVLAVLAGWWRKPA